A single genomic interval of Stieleria maiorica harbors:
- a CDS encoding FG-GAP-like repeat-containing protein has translation MFLLAWTTGCGGPGPSAVTGPEPDRDHVEVDSKPSRESPSPQASLARIRRLIASGDASAAMRAVQAHLLRYPDDAGAMVLASGVLNGQGRVDEAVTMLDSAARLSAEEGWKWRQRAASMLTRAQRWQEAIDRLESLLEERGELDDVRHELVAILNRRGFRFDANEHVRKLCRQGRASADELRGLMFPARSFAGLTEKPSVEDVERNRTLGELNVARAMYGEGDVKDASRVLETSRLVAQRHPEAMAFYGQMLIESQRYEVFDDWLGRVPPESQRYPGYWMALGGWAMRQREFDRAVGQFAEAVLREPGDLATTDRIRQALSAGGHRSESERFRARGVLIDRSRTITRQLFSGAAFDPAAIDELSRLLTDAGRPLEALAWYRIALMKMGSPAGAVRQLDQALAMAEQDGFERDNRQKVLCGIDVTRFPSDVRIADFRRTDATINDQPAEQPRDAAVEPAFADIAPQVGLEFTYYNAPTQRRREFRLHEQLGAGVACIDYDLDGHVDIYLGQASADPPEGLGTRPNLLARSLGDRLIAVTEFANCDDRGFTFGITAGDWNQDGFPDLVVGNLMQNTLLINQGDGTFAEQSGDHVWQQPRFTTSLAMGDVDGDALPDLVEVNYVDDPRVYDPIRYNPDGTPVRLPAPLDFRPSHDRLFLSVGDGSLAGQSIDGDGQVAPATGLGVVLTDLDGDRRNEIFVANDRLANHLWQRAVAGADEDGQWQNMAAVRGVAFGANGTPQGCMGIAVADFDFNGRPDLHVTNFEKEWNNQYMQDQVGVFDDMVVASGLDQPTYERLGFGVQALDYDNNGGEDLVIGNGHVEDYSREGRAFRMPTMVFSSEQSRFVAKEVGGDPAYWQSGHLSRALATCDWNNDGRVDFVVSDLLEPVALLENRTPTPYHWLQIQLVGTTAERDAIGASIQLSMGDRSLTKVVSSGDGYMCRNQPLVCCGLGEHQVVTQLEVHWPDGVVQRFENVAVDRRLVIVQSHGDLFELAR, from the coding sequence ATGTTTCTGCTTGCATGGACGACCGGTTGTGGCGGTCCGGGGCCATCCGCGGTGACAGGACCGGAACCGGACCGCGATCACGTGGAAGTGGATTCCAAGCCGTCTCGCGAGTCACCTTCACCGCAGGCGAGTCTGGCCAGGATCCGCCGTTTGATCGCGTCAGGTGATGCATCGGCGGCGATGCGGGCGGTCCAGGCACACCTGTTGCGCTACCCCGACGATGCCGGTGCGATGGTCTTGGCATCGGGTGTGTTGAACGGTCAGGGACGGGTGGACGAGGCGGTCACGATGTTGGATTCGGCCGCCCGGTTGTCGGCCGAGGAGGGTTGGAAATGGCGGCAGCGCGCCGCGTCGATGCTGACCCGTGCGCAGCGCTGGCAGGAGGCGATCGATCGCTTGGAATCGTTGCTCGAGGAGCGTGGCGAGTTGGATGACGTTCGCCATGAACTGGTTGCGATTTTGAATCGACGTGGATTCCGTTTCGACGCCAATGAACATGTTCGCAAGCTGTGTCGACAAGGGAGAGCCAGCGCGGACGAATTACGCGGGTTGATGTTTCCCGCGCGATCGTTTGCCGGTCTGACCGAGAAACCGAGCGTGGAGGACGTGGAACGAAATCGAACCCTCGGCGAGTTGAACGTCGCACGTGCGATGTACGGCGAAGGCGATGTGAAAGACGCGTCGCGGGTGTTGGAAACGAGTCGATTGGTTGCCCAACGACATCCCGAGGCGATGGCGTTTTATGGGCAAATGCTGATCGAATCGCAGCGGTACGAGGTGTTCGACGATTGGTTGGGGAGGGTGCCGCCGGAATCACAACGCTATCCGGGATATTGGATGGCGCTGGGCGGTTGGGCGATGCGGCAGCGCGAGTTCGACCGGGCCGTGGGGCAGTTTGCCGAAGCGGTGTTGCGCGAACCGGGCGACCTGGCGACCACCGACCGGATCCGCCAGGCGTTGTCGGCCGGCGGTCACCGGTCAGAGTCCGAACGGTTTCGCGCCCGCGGCGTGTTGATCGATCGGTCGAGGACGATCACCCGGCAACTTTTTTCCGGGGCCGCATTCGATCCCGCTGCGATCGACGAACTTTCACGATTGCTGACCGATGCGGGCCGGCCGCTGGAAGCGCTGGCCTGGTATCGCATCGCGCTGATGAAGATGGGATCGCCGGCCGGTGCGGTGCGGCAACTCGATCAAGCGCTTGCGATGGCCGAGCAGGACGGCTTCGAACGCGACAATCGGCAGAAGGTTTTGTGCGGCATCGACGTCACGCGGTTTCCCAGTGACGTTCGGATTGCCGACTTCAGGCGAACGGACGCGACGATCAATGATCAGCCGGCGGAACAACCCCGTGACGCGGCGGTCGAGCCGGCGTTTGCCGACATCGCGCCGCAAGTCGGTTTGGAGTTCACGTACTACAACGCCCCGACGCAGCGACGACGCGAGTTTCGGTTGCATGAACAATTGGGGGCAGGAGTGGCGTGCATCGATTATGACTTGGACGGTCACGTCGACATTTATCTGGGGCAAGCCTCCGCTGATCCGCCGGAGGGTCTTGGGACGCGTCCGAATCTGTTGGCTCGCTCGTTGGGAGATCGTTTGATCGCTGTGACTGAGTTTGCAAACTGCGATGATCGGGGTTTCACGTTTGGCATCACGGCGGGGGACTGGAACCAAGACGGTTTCCCCGATTTGGTGGTCGGCAATCTGATGCAAAACACATTGTTGATCAACCAAGGCGACGGAACATTCGCCGAGCAATCGGGCGATCACGTTTGGCAACAACCGCGATTCACGACCAGTCTGGCGATGGGTGACGTCGATGGCGATGCGTTGCCGGATCTGGTCGAAGTCAACTACGTCGACGATCCGCGGGTCTATGATCCGATCCGATACAACCCCGACGGAACACCGGTTCGGCTGCCGGCGCCCCTGGACTTTCGTCCCTCTCATGACCGATTATTCCTGTCCGTCGGCGATGGTTCGCTGGCCGGACAATCGATCGACGGCGACGGGCAAGTCGCACCGGCGACGGGTTTGGGCGTCGTGCTGACCGATTTAGACGGTGACCGGCGAAACGAGATCTTCGTCGCCAACGATCGTTTGGCCAACCATTTGTGGCAGCGCGCCGTCGCGGGGGCCGACGAGGATGGTCAGTGGCAAAACATGGCCGCCGTGCGTGGCGTGGCGTTCGGTGCCAACGGGACTCCGCAGGGATGCATGGGCATCGCCGTCGCGGATTTCGACTTCAACGGACGACCGGATTTGCATGTGACCAATTTCGAAAAGGAATGGAACAATCAATACATGCAGGACCAGGTCGGGGTCTTCGACGACATGGTGGTCGCCTCCGGTTTGGACCAACCGACCTACGAGCGGCTCGGTTTCGGCGTGCAGGCACTGGACTATGACAACAACGGCGGCGAAGACCTGGTGATCGGAAACGGGCACGTCGAAGATTATTCGCGTGAAGGTCGTGCGTTTCGGATGCCGACGATGGTGTTTTCCAGCGAGCAGTCGCGATTCGTCGCCAAGGAAGTGGGCGGAGATCCCGCGTATTGGCAGTCGGGACACCTTTCGCGAGCCCTTGCCACTTGCGACTGGAACAATGACGGGCGCGTCGATTTTGTGGTGTCCGACTTGTTGGAACCGGTCGCGCTGCTGGAAAACCGGACGCCGACGCCGTATCACTGGTTGCAGATCCAGCTGGTCGGCACGACCGCCGAACGCGATGCGATCGGTGCGTCCATTCAACTGTCCATGGGCGATCGGAGTTTGACCAAAGTTGTCTCGTCCGGTGACGGATACATGTGCCGCAATCAGCCCTTGGTCTGTTGCGGGCTCGGCGAACACCAAGTCGTGACCCAGCTGGAGGTCCATTGGCCCGACGGCGTTGTCCAGCGGTTTGAAAATGTGGCAGTGGATCGTCGTCTGGTGATCGTCCAGTCGCATGGGGATCTGTTCGAGTTGGCGCGGTAG
- a CDS encoding DUF1559 domain-containing protein, with protein sequence MNRRGQRRQGFTLVELLVVIAIIGILVGLLLPAVQAAREAARRMSCSNNFKQIGIAIHNYHAAYKQLPVQGAGTDSPDGGNANQGTANHTRDWWTGYGDANAWRLSALVGLTPFMEQQAIWNEISQPNRINANDPTTPYAIPWPPMGPAPHLNRYRPWVTEIPTLRCPSDPGVGLPALGRTNYGACMGDSIHWAVRGPIDFDRGASRSDYWVPKSTSGQARNSLACDRGAFVPHKDSKFRDILDGLSNTIMMGEIITDLQDRDIRGRQTRNANLAGNNNSVILQNPKWCEDQGQIDPDRPRFWDPSAPVDTGAANGRGYRWADFRIMFSGMSTILPPNSEICGINNTGNTMVASASSRHQGGAHVLMGDGAVIFMTDSIEAGNSRNPMVFINGAPATNNVPGAQSPYGLWGALGTRASSETIEEQLNQ encoded by the coding sequence ATGAACCGACGTGGACAGCGGCGCCAGGGTTTCACACTTGTGGAACTGTTGGTCGTCATCGCCATCATTGGCATTCTGGTGGGGCTGCTATTGCCGGCAGTCCAAGCGGCGCGCGAGGCGGCGCGGCGGATGAGTTGCAGTAACAATTTCAAGCAGATCGGGATTGCAATTCACAACTATCACGCTGCTTACAAGCAGCTACCCGTTCAGGGTGCTGGGACCGACAGTCCCGACGGCGGCAATGCCAACCAAGGGACGGCCAACCACACGCGCGACTGGTGGACCGGTTACGGTGACGCCAACGCATGGCGTTTGAGTGCTTTGGTCGGGTTGACTCCGTTCATGGAGCAGCAAGCGATTTGGAACGAGATTAGCCAACCGAACCGAATCAATGCCAATGATCCGACAACGCCTTACGCGATCCCGTGGCCACCGATGGGACCGGCGCCGCACCTGAATCGCTACCGACCTTGGGTCACCGAAATCCCGACGCTTCGCTGTCCCAGCGATCCGGGGGTCGGCCTGCCGGCACTGGGGCGGACCAACTACGGAGCTTGCATGGGAGATTCGATCCACTGGGCCGTTCGCGGTCCGATCGACTTTGACCGTGGCGCGAGTCGTTCCGATTATTGGGTGCCCAAATCGACCAGCGGGCAAGCACGGAACTCTCTGGCCTGTGACCGGGGGGCGTTTGTGCCGCACAAGGATTCCAAGTTCCGTGACATCTTGGATGGCCTTTCCAACACGATCATGATGGGTGAGATCATCACCGATTTGCAGGACCGAGACATCCGCGGCCGGCAAACGCGAAATGCGAACTTGGCCGGTAACAACAACTCGGTCATCTTGCAGAATCCCAAGTGGTGTGAAGATCAGGGACAGATCGATCCGGATCGTCCACGATTCTGGGATCCGTCGGCCCCGGTCGACACCGGTGCCGCCAACGGTCGCGGTTATCGTTGGGCGGACTTCCGGATCATGTTCTCGGGAATGTCAACGATCTTGCCACCGAACTCGGAGATTTGCGGCATCAACAACACCGGCAACACCATGGTGGCCTCGGCATCGAGTCGTCACCAAGGCGGTGCCCACGTGCTGATGGGTGACGGAGCGGTGATCTTCATGACCGACTCGATCGAAGCCGGCAATTCCCGAAACCCGATGGTGTTTATCAACGGGGCGCCGGCCACCAACAATGTGCCCGGTGCGCAAAGTCCTTATGGGCTGTGGGGCGCCTTGGGAACGCGTGCCAGCAGCGAAACGATCGAAGAGCAACTCAATCAGTAG